The Mustela erminea isolate mMusErm1 chromosome 18, mMusErm1.Pri, whole genome shotgun sequence genome has a window encoding:
- the COPZ2 gene encoding coatomer subunit zeta-2, protein MQRPEAWPRPHPGEGAAAAQAGGPAPPGRAGEPAGLRLQEPSLYTVKAVFILDNDGHRLLAKYYDDTFPSLKEQMAFEKNVFNKTSRTDSEIAFFGGMTIVYKNSIDLFLYVVGSSHENELMLMSVLTCLFESLSHVLRKNVEKRWLLENMDGAFLVLDEIVDGGVILESDPQQVIQKVNFRADDGSLSEQSVAQVLQSAKEQIKWSLLK, encoded by the exons ATGCAGCGGCCGGAGGCCTGGCCACGTCCGCACCCGGGGGAGGGGGCCGCGGCGGCCCAGGCCGGGGGCCCGGCGCCGCCCGGCCGAGCCGGGGAGCCGGCGGGGCTGCGG TTGCAGGAACCTTCCCTCTACACCGTCAAGGCTGTTTTCATACTAGATAATGACGGACACCGCCTCCTGGCCAAG TATTATGATGATACATTCCCCTCCTTGAAGGAGCAGATGGCCTTCGAGAAAAATGTCTTCAACAAGACCAGCCGGACTGACA GTGAGATTGCATTTTTCGGGGGCATGACCATCGTCTACAAGAACAGCATTGATCTCTTCCTGTATGTGGTGGGCTCCTCTCACGAGAATGAG CTGATGCTTATGTCCGTTCTCACCTGTCTGTTTGAGTCCCTGAGCCACGTGTTAAG GAAGAACGTGGAGAAGCGCTGGTTGCTGGAGAACATGGACGGGGCCTTCTTGGTGCTGGACGAGATTGTGGATGGCGG CGTGATTCTGGAGAGCGACCCCCAGCAAGTGATCCAGAAAGTGAATTTTAGG GCAGATGACGGCAGCCTGAGCGAACAGAGTGTGGCCCAG GTTCTTCAGTCTGCCAAGGAACAAATTAAATGGTCGTTACTGAAATGA